The DNA region atagagatattaaatttttagaaataaaaatataaaaactaaaatttaaattaaaaaaaaggacaaGTTTAAAGTATGTCATAGTAAATTTATTAAAAGTGCTCACTGAAGATCGTCTAAATACTGACGTAGACTCTGATAAATTATAAGTCAATAGACGATTTTTCATATACACTATTATGAATTTTATTTGCTTGCACCAACATCAAATGCTCTGTAGTATAGCTTTATTATTtggactttttattttttttaagtattcatATCTGATACTTAAATTAGGTATACTGATGTAGGGAtatgattttaagaaaaaaaattaaatacatgaaaaaaattttaaaaatctaatgaTATTTTTGTAGGATACATATCCGTGACATCTACACCCGAATGTAACAGATTTGTACGAGACTAAATTGCTATTCTGACCAACAATActttgatactttaaccacatACAAATTTTTGAAAGCCAAATGAATCTAAAAACCTAAAATTATTGATCATGAAGGAATTGCATGATTCCTCTATTCATCATGTAGGTGTCCCAGATGAAGTAATTAACAGAGCAACATTAATCTTGGATgctattgaaaaaaataagaacgTGGAGCGATTATGCAATGAGAAAATATCAGCCAAAGACCAGCAATATAAGGTTCTACTTTCAcgacttaaaaaaagaaaaaaagaataagaataagACTATCCTATTGTTTATTTCATGCTTTTATTCATACATTCTGTCTCATTGATTGGGCCTAAATTCAGACTGCAGTTGACAAGATGTTGGCCTATGATTTACTTAAGGGTGACCTCAATGCCTTCTTCCAAGATATATGAATACTTTGATTCTAAATCATGAAAGGTATGTCCTTGCACTGGCCTGTATATTCTTCAGTTTTGGTACATTTTACATTTTGGCTCTTTGGTAGTCTGAATACGTAATACAGATATAACACGACATGAAAACAGAAATATCGAAGTTTCCAAAAAGTTAGGATattaaatttcttatataataatataatataaaaaagttatttaTACTTATCAATTGAACATCCATTAGAACAAAGTTACTCATTGTTGATTCTGAATTTAGAagtagaaggaaaaaaaaatctcttGATGGGCTCTTATGTGTCAATTTTCATACATGAGGATATGTATTTTGTTAGGTTTTGATATATCTAAGGATCAAATACTTTATCTATATTTGAGTATTTGTCGAACACAGATATTTAAGGATACACTTATTTTGTCATATCAGAGCCGTGTCTGACACTTTGACACTCTCCTTATACAAGTATTTGTGTCTCATATATGTTAAATATGAATATGTGTCaatttttatatacaaatatatgtattttgttaattttttatataataaaggATCATATACTTTACTGATATCTAAGTATTTGTCGAATATAAATATTGCATACATAGTTCTTTTTGAAAACAACCTGTATTCTCAGACCAATACATCATATAAAGAAAACAATAAACACCTTAAGCAATTTTAGTTGATAGGTTATTTCATTCTGATCacattgtatttttaattttatttttactacaaATAACACAGCATTCTGTTCAACACAATTTCAATGGATAAAATTTATTTGCtatgccttttttttttcctattattATGTTGATacacctttttatttttttttctcaagaaaaaaaatatcaGTGCTCAACATTTATATCGAACAAATAATcaattatatatttgtattaaacATATACTCTTATTTCACACTTACacatgttatattatttttataacgaGCAGAGTTAACCCGAAACTAGCTGCCGAACATTGATTGGGACAGAATATGGAGGAGGACCATCAAAAAGAGTATCCACAACAATGCGAGTGGTTGCCTCGGTTGGATGATACAAATCCCAAAACATATGGTCTGTCCTATTGGAACATTGTGTTGCAAGCGGTAAACAAGGAACTCTAGCTCTCAATTCACCAAGTCCACAACAAGCAGCTTCTATCTCATTGAACCCTGCTCAAAAATGGCAAATAAAATGGTAAACTCTTCtctattctattattttttttccttaaaaaaaaagacaattaaGACAAAAAAAGGTTAAATACCTAATTGATCCTTGTCCTGTAGGTTGAAGAGCAAATTAATCTCTTTATTATAAAAACTAGCTATTTACTTTGTCTATAGTTAATTTTGAAGCAAATAAGTAGAATTTTGGATGGTGAATTTTGAATGTTAAAAATtacttgttttgttttaaaattaggcTAAATAATTCACCTAAAAGTCACTTTTTTAAGCAACCAATAATAACATAGCACATCATATTTTTTTTAGAGtgcataaataatataatatatgtttttaactctaaaaataaaaaagtttaatctatttttatataaaaatttaaaaccctaactcctctttaaaccctaaatcttaatcTAATCATTTTCCTTCAAATTATAAATCTTCTAAATTTTAACCCACCATAACATAAATAATGAACCttacattactattattattagttaaaattatatttaatcaatccatactaattaaaattaaaatattatttaggaGAATTGTTCTAATGTTAAAAGTGTATGATATTCTTTTGAAACATTTTTATTAGATGggtaaaaagtaaatttttaaaaatcattctaatataatttaaactccATTCTAAAACACGACTATTTAGTATTTGTTAATATTGAACTTTATCATCATTTACAATTTTACCTATTTATTTCAAAATGAAATGGACAGTgattaaattcttcatttttatagtaaaaaaatactaatttgcTCCTTAATCTATAGCAAGActagataatttaaaaataataataataaaataaaggtggTAATTAGTACCGTAAGTAGATGCGTTTTGGGTGATGGTTTGCATGATAGCATAAGTATCAGAGTACGAGTAGTTGAAGCCTTGAAGCTCGGATTTTAGTTCATTCAACATTACCTTTAGCCCATCATTGTACTTGACAGCCCAAAAATTATTTTCTGCATTGCATCCATGGTTTTTGTTTATAACTCTTTCTAACGGGATGCATCCTATGGCTCCTACACCAGCCGAAAAGAATCTCCGAGCACCCACTGCGTAGAGTCTCTgccaaaatagtaaaattaacacACATAATCCAAGTATATAGGTAGATATTAAAGTTCTGACTTGAACCCGAAAATTAGATATATTAACTTAAATTTGAATTTAGCTAAATTCGAGTTAATTGTATAAACTCAAAACTTAGATTCGCCCAATCAAAATTCTAAATAATAATCAACTTAACAAAACTCAGAACAAGTACTTAAAACTATTTGAGCTTAagcttcaaatcaaaatttaattggTAAGCTTGAATTATCCAAATTTAAAATGGTTTAAGAAAGCAGTTAAGTTACCATTAGTTGTTGTTTTAGAGTGGTAACCATCAAATCTACATATTGTTGTGGGGTTTTCTGCTTTCTAAGATTTGAAGATCCAAAGTAATCGAAGAGATCGTTACTCCCAATAACAAAAGCGAACAGAGATTTTGACGTCTGATTTTGTGCTGCAGAACTTCCCAGCTTCATCAGGATTTTATTCACCGACATGAAATCGTCCACTTGGTCTGACAGTGGTATTGCTTGACcctataatattaaaaaatttagaaatacaAATATCAGTCAGCGGGGATAGCTCAGTTGGGAGAGCGTCAGACTGAAGATCTGAAGGTCGCGTGTTCGATCCACGCTTACCgcatttttagtttttgttttcaaCAGCCAAGTGTGGACTTCAAGCTATTCTTAACGATTTTGTAAGCAAACACAACGAAATTAGGCCCAACAAATAAAAAGGCCCAATTAGATCCTTATTTACAAGTAGATGTGTTTATGAATAAAAGCTGGATTTAGGTAAgagtttttatattaataaaatttatatttattcaaaaatatgaatctaaaattttatttaagtttgttTGTTGTAATTTTAACTCAATCCTATTTTATGCTtcactatttttttaaaagaaatatttatattttttatttaatattaaaacatttcatttattttttatttttactaaaattttatatatagataacttaatttttttttaatgtgacAATATAGCATTATATAttctatatatttaatttaagttacaaattatataatatataaaaataacataatataatataatctattataaaattaaaaacggATTAGGACGAGTTTAGGTCTTTAAGATTTGAGCATGAGTTTGGCCCATATTTTTAATAAGCctaatatttttgtacaaattcTTACAAATTTCAATGGATAATTAAGTTTGGGTGAATAACTCAATCCATcaacaagtatatatataaaaaaaataatacattaatatgtAATTTTCCAACTTACAAAGACACGATCGGTGCTATTGAAGATTCCGGCACCGCCCGAGGCGAAGCTAACACCGGTTAAGTGGGAAGTAATATTGTTGGTTGACAAAGAAAGATAGGGTGGTGAACTTGGTAACCCTAATTTTTCAGCTGCCCAAAATTACATACAAATCAAATGTTAAAACACATACATGTGCAGTacagtaaacacaaaattctAGTACATGTCAAATTTGAGATTTCATTCTCCAcaacttcatttatttattttaagaacGTTCCACAATTTTATTTGTTTGACtgaaaatagttataattaaacGTATTTGATGTTAATTCTTTGGTCAAATaaattacaattatatatatatttattttttatggtatCTCTCGAAATAAGTTCAATAACTAATTTTTTGTATTCTgtaaacatattaataatttatacgCACGAAGAAGGTGGGAGTGACTTTTTTAAACAATGTCTATGAATTATTCATAACCCTTCCctaattcataataaataggaggataatgcatttcagcacactcaaacccatgtcttcctacattgacaacaatgctcattctaatcgagttaagactcactcgactacttatatatatttttataactacaATTATGTCAAATGTGTTTTATATTTAtgcattataataataaatattttaagacaTTTATGTCTTTATGTTGTTTATATCATTTTAATGTcgtgttttaatttatttctgtCACGTTGTGTTTAATATCATTATCATGTGTCCCAAACAAAACGTCAgcattaatttatttgaaatttctatatttttctatcttataaaaataaaaggaaatgtaGAGACAGAAACGTGAATGCCATGAATTTAGCAACAGAAGTTGGACATGAAGGGTTAATTGCATCCAACATTTTTAAATTATGGGTATAATTAAAtcggtttttaaattttaaaatattttaatttaatcccttaaagTATTAATTTTGTATTAATCAGATCTTTTCATTAGTTTAGTCATTAGTTGGAGTGTTAAATGACCACTATGGAGCATTCTAAAAACACTTTAGTTTATAGTTTGACCAACATATGTTAAATATGCGCCATGTCGAATCTGGACCAGCATTTAACGTCTAAACTAATGACCAAGTCGAatgaaaaggacttaattgatacaatattaatattttgaagATTCAATTTAGGGGCAAAGCAAGATTGTTTACCCCATTAACATGGTAAAATTCTCCCTTtaacccttttaaaattttatgaaattacaaataaacataatggtaaaaatataccttacccccccccaaaaaaagtaTTCAATTTTAGTCTCCTTAAATAATATTCTAGTTTCACTCAAGTTTTGAAGTTCAAATATCAAACTAAGTTTCATGTAATAGTTTGAGGACGTTTGGTGAAATTAACCCAATAAAGAAGCCATTAATCTGCAATGCATGATACCATACGACTATTTCTACCATTCATTTatcagttatatatatatatataatctaaaagATGAAGTTTAATGAGTAAAGTAATAAGAAGAAGCTACTTACCAAGAAAATCAGCAGCATTTTTGCCATTACAAAACCTTCCGGTTGGTTTTCGGGTCGGAAAATCGACACCGTTGTGTGGAAAATTTGCCTTAGCGAATGAAACAGGTAAAAAATTGTTGTTCCCGACATCAACCAACGAATCTCCGAACACATACACCGCCGGCACCATTTGAGCTTTCAATAACTCCATTCTCCAACTCAATACACATATagtgaggaagaagatgaagttattcCCATCCATTTTCACCATTACTAGGGTTTTTCAAACAAAGAAAGGAAAGAGAACTCTCTCtttgtttgaaaaaaaatgttttaaggtTTGATGGGTGAGGAGTGAAATGAATGGTTGTGTTTTAATAGAAGGTTTCAAGGGTGAGAGATTTCTTAGGTGAGGACTGAAATGAATGATTTTGTGCTTTTATAGAAGGTTTCATGGGTGATAGATTACTTTTTTTTAGTTCAAAAGTGGATTTTGTCTTAATTTCTTGGATTTTAGATTGTCTTTCATGACTGAAAAGGTGGGAACCTTATTGTGAACAAGTTAAAAGGTTATGTCTTTGACCCTTAAAAATGGTAAATATCTCATTTAGTTCCTTTGAAGTTTACAAAATTATaagttagtataataataaaattgcactttgatcTTCAAAGTTCCCTTAAACCAATTTTTTGACTTCGCCCCTGATTCTGATGACATGGGTTTAAATCTTATCAACTTACTATAACGCATCAATAATCGATTCAAATGTTTGGGTGTTAACGGtgaattcaatttcacatttgtTTTACCATTCATGAAGATTAAATCGATCTTTCTGTGGTCATGGTTATTCCTCCCAATAAAATTATTTTCACGACTTAAATCACCATTCAAAACTAAATCTTTCGGCAGTCGTGATTGGTCTTCTTAACaatatcattttcataatttgaaTCCAGATTCTCTCcttaaaaatacaatatattttaTGTTGTACCCAGAAATTATgtgtttatataaattaaaatctgataagatgattaaatttatttttatattattttaattatgattttttagggtaataaaaaaattattagcaatTTGTGTTTGAAGAATGATGGGAAagtttataatttgtttatatgaTTCTAGTAGTTTCTTGTGGTGTGAAATTAGGGGAGGGTGACAAAAGATATTCAACGGCGTGGCTTAAGCGACTAAATGGAAACCCCACACCCAAtgtaatcaaaatttcatataatacaaaataatataaGAGATTGTTTTTCGAGcagattgagtcttagctcgattgacattaatattattattaatacagGAAGATGTGGGTTCGACCTTgctgaaacacattatcctcctatttatgagttagaGTAAGATTATAAGTAGTTCTAAGCattatgtaatatatatgtataatcagaacctataaaaaaattattacatattAAATAAGTCTTGGTATGTTAACACATGTAAATGATTTAGGCGGATAGCAGTTAACTAAAAATTGTTATGTTGAAtcatatttaatttagaattattaatcAAGGAAGTCAATTCTGTATTGGtattcttcattttatttatactaaaatatttgacttaaaaatgagaaaaaaattaaattttaaaatcttttatatatatatatatatatattataaagttttTAGAATTATACACATGACACAAAAAGAAAGTACAcatttatgaaagaaaaaattGCAATAATATAAATTCCTtcgtttttttatatataatttataaaaaataatttaatttaattaatacatacaatTAACGTATCtgtgtataaaaaattaatataatataatataattatatacattttattaatATAACTGATGATGACTTAAATGTAttcattattgttattaaataagTTTTGGTATGCTTTACTTATCTCAATGGCTCATTCTCATCTCAACTCTATATTTTAATCTGATTTCATGTCCATGTTCTTTGTGGCTACTTTAagataacaataaataaaattagtttctGGTCGGGTCGGATTTGGATTCGGATAAAAAAGATATTATTTTAGGAAGCTAATTTTGTATCGGTATTATTCGCTTTGATGTTAAATCAAAACACTTTACTTCTGATTTTGgtgtaaattttaatttgtattacTTGTACCAATATGTTTCGGACTTTCGATAAATTTCACTCATGACGTTTGAAATATGTTGTACCGGTcaatacaaaaacaaataaatttaaatttaaaataatgcttaaaaaatgaaaaaacaaataaatgcaTCAGTACCAATAGGAAAATAATATGTTCACTAATATGGGACTAACTACTTTCCTATCAATATTATATATAGTTGCTCAAACTTACCCGACCCAGGATATGAGCattaaattttatccaaattcGTCCATATAATTTGTAAGTAACTAATTCAAATCCGTTGAAAGATGTACATatcatattttctaaaaaaaactaacatattataaacttaaaaatagaaCAAATCATATTAacttaagttttaaatattaaaactcgAATCTGACTCAtatcttaaataaatttatatttttattcgaACCCGTTTTTCGattctaatatttttaaaaaatttattattaaatatttgaaaaCTAAACATACCAATTGTATCACTAGTCTTTTTTGCCTGTTTTACATGCATTTACTTGAtacaaattttatgattttaacaTCAAAATCCCCAACATATCAATTACatatatttcttcaaaatttgtCAACTAAATTTTAGTACTGTTGTTAAAAACGGGGTTTTGAATTTGAAGTATTCAAATTTAAGACCTATCACATGCAATTATATATACGGATTTTTAACTTATGTAAATATCATATATAGGTTTTAGTTTGATTATAGTCTCGATTGCCAGGAGCGAATGTAAAAGGGTAGGTAGGGCCTAATCCCCATCCTCAAaccaaaaggaaaatgaaaaatttcaatTCAGCCCCcttgataattattaaattataaatctataaatggtaaaattgtactttgatctcttaaaaataaaaataaaaaattttatttaatcttcataaattaatacatgataaaattatattttaacttttatttttttccctaaatTAGCCCCTATGAATTGTTCTAATTTTCAATATGTTTATACTTAAATTTAGTTTGGGTTAATGCAGATTAAAAGTAAAAGGAAAAGGTTAGGTGACAGATATAAAGCAGTAAATTTATGTGAATTTAGGTATCCATGGAGATTTGGTTGAATTCCATagaaaattttaggggtaaaacAACAAACCAAGTTCTAGTTTTGAATTTGAGGCTcgaatttttatttatatcattaGTAAAGTCTTTAACTGAATTGGTATCACGAGTTAAAGTCTTTAAAATACGTGTATGGTGGGTTTTGTAACTATACTAATTAGATTggtaaaagtttaaatttaccacaaaaccaaaattaaattttagcatacttcgtacatttttattttaatatatacaattaattgtCTTCGTCTGTATTCTAAATTCGTGATTTCCATACGTATACGTGTGGTTGAACATGCTTCACAATTTATTtccaatattttatattttgtgcCATCAATTTTCAGTAGTTTCTTAGAATTactctttaatatattttttcctattttttttgggttaggtttcAACCAATTCTGCTAGTAGGTTATTCTACACACattaagaatatttttatttattttgcttgtTGGTATGCCACTTTTGGTAGTATGGGATAAAGTGTGTTTTTAAAGACATGTCactaacatatataaaaatttattcaactaatttttcataattaatttggcACAATTAATTAGGGGAGGACggtaattcatttctggtttgAACGAACTAGTGGAGGGACTGATTaaagggctcaaatgatttataattaagttccagtttttcatctattaattataaactcatttagtaaCGAAGTCAAtctactatagtatcatgactgagctctatCTGATGgcatatcattacgaaagcaactcgatcagtGCTTGTCTAATGACcttttcataaatgtgttatcctcataggatatcctcaaacatattaaatcaattttatttctcgttacactttaatcacataatttatctcaatacattgtttcacatatcaaatttctatgcatttcacttctattatttcaatcacatattttctcaattttaacaatttagtccttgtcatcataaaattttcatattttttttcacaatttcacttttacaatactttatatgcatatttcatcatctcataaacacattcattaaacttttatcataatttccttgttcatattttaaattgtttcacacttaaaattttatatatttttcaatttagttcctattgccatctaatttatttttcaccatataagaagtttaatgaaataattcattataatacattatttcacataagaaattttcatgcatattacttctcttgtttcaattataaatttcataaagtttacaatttaatccttaacatcattaagattcattatttactataatttcacctTAACATCATTTTGTAATCAATTTAGTACATTTAAACTCGttatcataaatctcaaatgtatattAGTTTCATCGAAAATAACTTTTAagaatattttcaagaaatcttccaaaaaacaataaatattttacacagattcacataaacactaaaaaatattaGCTATAGATATATAAAAGGCAATAATTGGTATGTTGGGATTTTGTGTTGATTTTTAAGCTATAGATAcaatattattgaatttttatataggcaaaaaataaatacaatatatatatataggtgaaaAACTGATTTTGTTTTCAGACTGTCGACATGAAATCTTTATGCTTTCATATATAatgatattaaaagaaaaaaaatgtctgtttttttaataaaaattagtctTCCTACATTTCgtgttattaattattttttttcgattgagtcttaatttgattggcgactaattaataacattataaaatatagagaccaaattatgttagaaattaaagtataggaatttaaatctcaaattttcttTATGCAATTGGTACATTGGAATTTagttctctatttttatttttagaaatttagtaccTCTAATTTTcggatttaaaaattcaaattcaattgttGTGACAATTAAAATCTTTCTATTAAATCCACTgttatgacattttaaaattaaataaatattaagtcgtgtaacaataaaaataacattgaaaatATTGGTGtgggttttttttcttaagaCACACGTTCGAACTtgttatgataaaataattttttttaatatggttTTTAAGGAAAATTGACGccaacat from Gossypium hirsutum isolate 1008001.06 chromosome A04, Gossypium_hirsutum_v2.1, whole genome shotgun sequence includes:
- the LOC121227845 gene encoding GDSL esterase/lipase At5g55050, with the translated sequence MVKMDGNNFIFFLTICVLSWRMELLKAQMVPAVYVFGDSLVDVGNNNFLPVSFAKANFPHNGVDFPTRKPTGRFCNGKNAADFLAEKLGLPSSPPYLSLSTNNITSHLTGVSFASGGAGIFNSTDRVFGQAIPLSDQVDDFMSVNKILMKLGSSAAQNQTSKSLFAFVIGSNDLFDYFGSSNLRKQKTPQQYVDLMVTTLKQQLMRLYAVGARRFFSAGVGAIGCIPLERVINKNHGCNAENNFWAVKYNDGLKVMLNELKSELQGFNYSYSDTYAIMQTITQNASTYGFNEIEAACCGLGELRARVPCLPLATQCSNRTDHMFWDLYHPTEATTRIVVDTLFDGPPPYSVPINVRQLVSG